The proteins below are encoded in one region of Hordeum vulgare subsp. vulgare chromosome 3H, MorexV3_pseudomolecules_assembly, whole genome shotgun sequence:
- the LOC123439752 gene encoding beta-glucosidase BoGH3B-like has product MAFIGSYRMSVLLLLTCTSCILTAAAADYAKYKDPKQPLNRRIDDLLARMTVAEKIGQMSQIERENATADVVQEFFIGSVLSGGGSVPATNATPEAWVRMVNEMQRGALSTRLGIPMLYGIDAVHGHGNVYRATIFPHNVGLGCTRDPELAKKIGAAVALEVRATGIPYVFAPCVAVCRDPRWGRCYESFSEDPKLVQQMASVISGLQGEIPAGGRLGAPYVAAGHRNVAACSKHYVGDGGTAGGANEGDTAATFHDLLSVHMPPYYSAVAQGVSTVMVSFSSWNGTKMHANRFLITDFLKNTLRFRGFVISDWGGIERITTPKGADYMLSVKLAIMAGIDMIMIPYTYTEFIDDLSTLVQNGTIPMSRIDDAVWRILRVKFTMGLFENPYADFSLAGELGKQEHRDLAREAVRKSLVLLKNGKAGEKPLLPLPKNNAGSILVAGSHAHNLGNQCGGWTITWQGIAGNNLTTGKTILDGIKHAVGHGTDVVYSENPDDGFMRQNKARFDYAVIVVGEPPYAESFGDNLNLTVPAPGPSVIRDVCGSVRCAAVLVSGRPLVVEPYMDAIDALVAAWLPGTEGQGVSDVLFGDYGFTGRLARTWFRSVEQLPMNVGDARYDPLFPFGFGLETRAAADIEALD; this is encoded by the exons ATGGCGTTCATCGGTAGCTACAGGATGAGCGTTTTGCTGCTCCTAACATGCACTAGTTGCATTTTGACGGCGGCGGCAGCCGACTACGCAAAATACAAGGACCCGAAGCAGCCGCTGAACCGGCGGATcgacgacctgctggcgcggatgACCGTCGCCGAGAAGATTGGCCAGATGTCGCAGATCGAGCGGGAGAACGCCACCGCCGACGTCGTCCAGGAGTTCTTCATAG GCAGCGTGCTGAGCGGCGGGGGCAGCGTCCCGGCGACGAACGCGACGCCGGAGGCGTGGGTGAGGATGGTGAACGAGATGCAGAGGGGGGCGCTCTCCACTCGGCTCGGCATCCCCATGCTCTACGGCATCGACGCCGTCCACGGCCACGGCAACGTCTACAGGGCTACCATCTTCCCACACAACGTCGGCCTCGGCTGCACCAG GGACCCGGAGCTAGCGAAGAAGAtcggggcggcggtggcgctgGAGGTCAGAGCTACGGGGATACCGTACGTGTTCGCTCCGTGCGTGGCGGTGTGCAGGGACCCCAGGTGGGGTCGCTGCTACGAGAGCTTCAGCGAGGACCCTAAGCTGGTGCAGCAGATGGCCTCCGTCATCTCGGGCCTCCAGGGGGAGATCCCGGCCGGTGGCCGCCTCGGCGCGCCCTACGTCGCCGCCGGGCATCGCAACGTGGCGGCGTGCTCGAAGCACTACGTAGGTGACGGCGGCACGGCCGGCGGCGCCAACGAGGGCGACACGGCGGCCACTTTCCACGACCTGCTCAGCGTCCACATGCCGCCCTACTACAGCGCCGTCGCCCAAGGCGTCTCCACCGTTATGGTCTCCTTCTCCAGCTGGAACGGCACCAAGATGCACGCCAACCGTTTCCTCATCACCGACTTCCTCAAAAACACGCTCAGATTCAGG GGTTTTGTCATTTCGGATTGGGGAGGGATTGAAAGGATAACGACGCCTAAAGGTGCTGACTACATGCTGTCCGTCAAGCTGGCAATCATGGCCGGCATCGACATG ATCATGATCCCGTACACGTACACGGAGTTCATCGACGACCTCAGCACCCTGGTGCAGAACGGAACCATTCCGATGAGCAGGATCGACGACGCCGTCTGGCGGATCCTCCGTGTCAAGTTCACCATGGGTCTCTTCGAGAACCCCTACGCCGACTTCAGCCTCGCCGGCGAGCTCGGCAAACAGGAGCACCGCGACCTGGCGCGGGAGGCCGTGAGGAAGTCCCTCGTCCTGCTCAAGAACGGCAAGGCCGGCGAGAAGCCGCTGCTGCCGCTGCCCAAGAATAATGCTGGGAGCATCCTGGTCGCCGGCAGCCACGCCCACAACCTCGGCAACCAGTGCGGTGGCTGGACCATCACCTGGCAGGGAATCGCCGGCAACAACCTCACCACCG GGAAAACGATCCTCGATGGCATCAAGCACGCCGTGGGGCACGGCACGGACGTGGTCTACTCCGAGAACCCCGACGACGGTTTCATGCGGCAGAACAAGGCCCGCTTCGACtacgccgtcatcgtcgtcggcgAGCCTCCCTACGCCGAGTCCTTCGGCGACAATCTAAACCTGACCGTGCCGGCGCCGGGCCCAAGCGTGATCCGGGACGTGTGCGGCAGCGTCAGGTGCGCAGCGGTGCTGGTCTCTGGCAGGCCGCTTGTCGTTGAGCCGTACATGGACGCGATCGATGCGCTTGTTGCGGCGTGGCTGCCGGGGACGGAGGGGCAGGGCGTGAGCGACGTGCTGTTCGGCGACTACGGGTTCACTGGGAGGTTGGCCCGGACGTGGTTCCGCTCAGTGGAGCAGCTGCCGATGAACGTCGGCGACGCGCGGTACGATCCCCTGTTTCCCTTCGGGTTCGGGCTCGAGACACGTGCGGCCGCTGACATAGAAGCCTTGGACTAA